One genomic window of Methanosalsum zhilinae DSM 4017 includes the following:
- the pyrE gene encoding orotate phosphoribosyltransferase, whose protein sequence is MVKNPEKKELIKALSDCGAVSFGNFVLSSGKTSNYYIDIKKASTDPETLSLIAEMMSSIIKDKDIDAIGGVELGGVPIATAVSLRTKLPLTIIRKASKDYGTKSRFIGKVDRGTKIALVEDVTTSGGSVIEAISAIRDTGAIVEAVITVVDRSEGAAEKLKSMDIDLLYLVNADDLTK, encoded by the coding sequence ATGGTAAAAAATCCAGAAAAAAAAGAATTGATTAAAGCCCTGAGTGATTGCGGAGCTGTAAGTTTCGGGAATTTTGTTCTATCATCAGGCAAAACCAGCAACTATTACATAGATATAAAAAAAGCAAGTACTGATCCTGAAACATTATCCCTGATCGCTGAGATGATGAGCAGCATTATAAAAGATAAAGACATTGATGCAATTGGGGGAGTTGAGCTTGGTGGTGTTCCTATAGCAACCGCGGTTTCACTGAGAACAAAACTTCCACTGACAATAATCAGAAAAGCTTCAAAAGACTATGGAACAAAAAGCAGGTTCATAGGAAAGGTCGATAGAGGTACCAAAATAGCCCTTGTAGAAGATGTGACCACAAGTGGAGGATCTGTGATCGAAGCTATTTCAGCTATAAGGGATACAGGTGCAATTGTAGAAGCTGTGATAACAGTGGTTGACAGAAGTGAAGGAGCTGCTGAAAAACTTAAATCTATGGATATCGATCTATTGTATCTTGTCAATGCAGATGACCTCACAAAATAA
- the purD gene encoding phosphoribosylamine--glycine ligase has translation MNVLIVGGGGREHAIAKSVSKSSKSPDLFAVMSKKNPGIAKLCRDFLLTDETDIEKVVDYARSNNIDIAVIGPEAPLAAGIVDALEENSIKTMGPKKDVAIIEFDKAWTRDFMQKYSIEGCPLFGTFNSESEAHKFIDQIKSVAIKPAGLTGGKGVKVTGDQLPDPDAAKEYTSKMLEHGTVVIEEKLIGEEFTLQAFTDGKTLAFSPTVQDHKRAFDGDTGPNTGGMGSYSSPSDLLPFITQKDLDTAKDIMINTVEALIKETSTPYRGILYGQFILTRDGPKVIEFNARFGDPEAMNILPLLQTDFIDIASAIVNGNLEEIDVTFAKKATVCKYAVPEGYPDNPVKDTDISIGNIRDALLFYSSVYEKDGKVYTTGSRAIAVVGVADTIKEAEQIASNALSNIGGRIYSRKDIGTAELIQKRIDHMNSLRSS, from the coding sequence ATGAATGTTCTGATTGTTGGTGGAGGAGGAAGAGAGCACGCAATCGCAAAGTCAGTTTCAAAAAGCAGTAAAAGTCCGGATTTATTTGCAGTTATGTCTAAAAAGAATCCGGGGATAGCAAAATTATGCAGAGATTTTCTATTAACTGATGAAACAGATATTGAAAAAGTGGTCGATTATGCAAGATCAAATAATATAGATATTGCTGTAATTGGGCCCGAAGCACCACTTGCTGCGGGTATTGTGGATGCGCTTGAAGAAAACAGCATCAAAACGATGGGTCCAAAAAAGGATGTTGCAATAATAGAGTTTGATAAAGCATGGACCAGGGATTTCATGCAGAAATATAGTATAGAAGGATGTCCTTTATTTGGAACTTTTAATTCTGAGAGTGAAGCACATAAGTTTATTGATCAGATAAAAAGCGTTGCAATAAAACCTGCAGGTCTGACAGGTGGAAAAGGCGTAAAGGTCACAGGAGACCAGCTTCCAGATCCTGATGCAGCAAAAGAGTATACAAGTAAAATGCTGGAACATGGAACTGTGGTCATTGAGGAAAAACTGATTGGCGAGGAATTCACTCTCCAAGCATTTACAGACGGAAAGACACTGGCATTCTCCCCTACAGTTCAGGACCACAAGCGTGCCTTTGATGGCGATACCGGACCAAATACCGGAGGGATGGGATCCTACAGCAGTCCGTCTGACCTGCTTCCATTTATAACACAGAAGGATCTGGATACAGCAAAAGACATCATGATAAACACTGTTGAAGCCCTCATAAAAGAAACTTCAACTCCTTACAGAGGGATACTGTACGGACAATTCATATTGACCAGAGATGGTCCAAAGGTCATTGAATTCAATGCCCGTTTCGGGGATCCTGAGGCAATGAACATACTGCCGCTTCTTCAAACAGATTTCATTGACATTGCTTCAGCGATTGTAAATGGGAATCTGGAAGAAATTGATGTAACCTTTGCAAAAAAGGCAACTGTATGCAAATATGCAGTTCCTGAAGGATATCCTGACAACCCTGTAAAGGACACCGATATTTCAATAGGCAATATAAGGGATGCATTGCTTTTTTATTCAAGTGTATATGAAAAGGACGGGAAGGTATATACCACAGGGTCCAGAGCAATTGCAGTTGTTGGTGTTGCGGATACGATAAAAGAAGCTGAACAGATTGCCAGTAATGCATTAAGTAATATAGGCGGAAGAATATATTCACGCAAGGATATTGGCACAGCTGAGCTTATTCAGAAAAGAATAGATCATATGAACAGTCTGCGCAGCAGTTAA
- the purB gene encoding adenylosuccinate lyase, whose protein sequence is MAIHPIEYRYGTAEMKYVWEEVNRLDKLLSVEAALAKAEADVALIPSEAADEISKAINSVDLGRVKEIEDEIHHDMMAIVLAISEKCSDDAGKWVHFGATSNDILDTATALQIKDAVNIFEKKLKRLLDVLLKQAIDHKYTVCAGRTHGQIGVPTTYGLKFAIWASEVSRHLERLDQMKPRITVGQMTGAVGTQAAFGKQGITIQKLTMEYLGIAPVDVSNQIIQRDRHAEFVMWMANVVTTLDKIGIAIRTLQRSEIAEIEESFGKNQVGSSTMPHKRNPIKSEQICGLSRIVRSMVEPQLLNNTLWDERDLTNSSCERIVFPEACVLTDHIIKLGIDVISNLRFYPDNIRRNLNLMKGLNMGEAVMIELAKKGVGRQEAHEIVRSCAMKAHETDRHLKDTLLENRTVSIHLSEREISRLVTPDMYIGTAVEQIEILVSKLKPMIE, encoded by the coding sequence ATGGCAATTCATCCAATAGAATATCGATACGGAACAGCTGAAATGAAATATGTATGGGAAGAGGTTAACAGACTTGATAAATTACTGAGTGTAGAAGCTGCTCTGGCTAAAGCAGAAGCCGATGTAGCCCTCATTCCATCAGAAGCAGCTGATGAAATATCAAAAGCGATAAATTCGGTTGATCTGGGCAGGGTAAAGGAAATTGAGGATGAAATACATCATGATATGATGGCAATAGTTCTTGCAATTTCTGAGAAATGTTCTGATGATGCAGGTAAATGGGTGCATTTTGGTGCAACATCAAATGATATTCTGGATACTGCAACTGCTCTCCAGATAAAGGATGCTGTCAATATTTTTGAGAAAAAGCTGAAACGTCTTCTGGATGTTTTATTAAAGCAGGCTATTGACCATAAATATACTGTATGCGCTGGACGAACACACGGCCAGATAGGTGTACCTACCACCTATGGCTTAAAATTTGCAATATGGGCATCAGAGGTATCAAGACATCTTGAAAGACTGGATCAGATGAAACCCCGCATAACAGTCGGTCAGATGACAGGTGCTGTTGGTACTCAGGCGGCATTTGGAAAACAGGGAATAACTATACAGAAACTTACAATGGAATACCTTGGCATTGCGCCTGTAGATGTTTCCAATCAGATTATACAGCGTGACAGACATGCTGAATTTGTTATGTGGATGGCTAATGTGGTAACTACTCTGGATAAGATAGGTATTGCTATCCGTACTCTCCAGAGAAGCGAGATTGCTGAGATTGAAGAGAGCTTTGGAAAAAATCAGGTTGGCTCATCAACAATGCCTCATAAGAGGAATCCTATAAAATCTGAACAAATATGTGGGCTTTCTCGGATTGTTCGTTCAATGGTTGAACCACAATTGCTAAACAATACATTATGGGATGAACGTGATCTTACCAATTCTTCCTGTGAAAGAATTGTTTTCCCAGAGGCATGTGTACTGACCGATCACATAATTAAACTTGGTATCGATGTAATTTCCAACCTCAGATTCTATCCCGACAATATCCGGCGTAACCTGAATCTGATGAAAGGCTTGAATATGGGTGAGGCTGTGATGATTGAACTTGCCAAAAAAGGTGTAGGCAGGCAGGAAGCACACGAAATTGTAAGAAGCTGTGCCATGAAGGCCCATGAGACTGATCGTCATCTGAAAGATACACTTCTGGAGAACAGGACAGTTTCAATTCATCTATCTGAAAGAGAGATATCCAGACTGGTTACTCCTGATATGTACATCGGTACTGCAGTTGAGCAGATAGAGATACTCGTATCAAAATTGAAACCTATGATTGAATAA
- a CDS encoding cytochrome c-type biogenesis CcmF C-terminal domain-containing protein, whose amino-acid sequence MNRINGIINFSNTILATVFIMVLLSLLLLVGLLTPLIFKLATGVEMSLDADYFNARTAIPTLILVILLNICVLLLYFSPLKALVVSAGGIFLSVISYITSPFSNVILDVSIPILGVATAALIVSMLYSGTGVYRRSASGVSDLKMKVRKLGPNVIHLGVVLILLGVVISSGAKVEESGEFSLDVEGTLEKQNYIIKITQMDSYYQGAPYNNYPASSYVTDIYFDVYSGNEYLDTGHVKYITDFKWGQSYTTTYIHRSISEEIFIAPRAIDVADEKVSFYVRTVPFISFVWIGMVLLGIGISMILLVEKSHKLKEVRNSSELKIKRKN is encoded by the coding sequence ATGAACCGGATAAATGGCATAATAAATTTCAGCAATACCATTCTGGCAACAGTTTTTATAATGGTTTTACTATCACTGCTGTTGCTTGTTGGTTTGCTTACTCCGCTTATTTTCAAATTAGCTACAGGGGTGGAAATGAGCCTGGATGCGGATTATTTTAATGCCAGAACTGCAATTCCTACCCTGATTCTTGTTATATTGCTGAATATATGTGTTCTCCTGTTATATTTCAGCCCGTTAAAAGCACTGGTAGTCTCTGCAGGAGGAATCTTTCTGTCTGTGATTTCATATATTACTTCTCCATTTTCGAATGTGATTCTGGATGTATCTATTCCAATTCTAGGTGTTGCAACAGCTGCTCTTATAGTTTCTATGCTATACAGTGGTACAGGTGTTTACAGAAGATCGGCCAGTGGTGTCAGTGATCTGAAAATGAAGGTTAGAAAACTTGGACCTAATGTAATTCATCTGGGTGTTGTTCTAATACTTCTTGGAGTAGTTATCAGCTCAGGCGCAAAGGTGGAAGAATCCGGTGAATTTTCTCTTGATGTTGAAGGAACTCTTGAAAAACAAAATTATATTATTAAAATAACCCAGATGGACTCCTATTATCAAGGAGCTCCATACAATAATTACCCAGCCTCGTCTTATGTAACTGATATTTACTTTGATGTGTATTCAGGGAATGAATATCTTGATACAGGTCATGTGAAATATATAACCGATTTTAAATGGGGTCAATCATATACTACCACATATATTCATAGGAGTATAAGTGAAGAGATATTTATTGCTCCAAGGGCAATTGATGTAGCAGATGAAAAGGTTAGCTTTTATGTTCGTACTGTGCCTTTTATCTCTTTTGTATGGATAGGTATGGTCCTGCTGGGAATAGGGATTTCTATGATTCTTCTGGTAGAAAAGAGTCATAAATTAAAAGAAGTTCGAAATTCTTCTGAGCTGAAAATAAAAAGAAAGAACTAA
- a CDS encoding CDP-2,3-bis-(O-geranylgeranyl)-sn-glycerol synthase gives MDLLYILQIIIIAIWLMLPAYIPNPMAAVFGGGRPIDHGRYLQDGRRILGEGKTYRGLGAGILCGLLIGALQTALTSRNIAIQGVQLPSFGPDITGSLLVILALSIGALCGDMFMSFFKRRLGLRRGAPLPVIDQLDFVLGAWVLTYILATDWFIANFSTEIIIAVLVITPVLHVVTNIVGYLIGVKKEPW, from the coding sequence ATGGACCTGCTATACATATTACAGATTATTATAATTGCGATCTGGCTGATGCTTCCAGCCTACATACCAAATCCCATGGCTGCAGTATTTGGAGGAGGAAGGCCAATAGATCATGGCAGATATCTCCAGGACGGACGGAGAATACTTGGCGAGGGAAAAACATATAGAGGTCTTGGCGCCGGGATACTTTGCGGGCTTTTAATAGGTGCTTTGCAGACAGCATTAACATCCAGAAATATAGCCATCCAGGGTGTTCAGCTTCCTTCATTTGGTCCTGATATAACAGGTTCATTGCTGGTGATACTAGCACTCTCCATTGGAGCTTTATGTGGAGATATGTTCATGAGCTTCTTTAAGAGAAGACTGGGATTAAGACGCGGAGCACCCCTGCCGGTAATTGACCAGCTGGATTTTGTTCTGGGTGCCTGGGTCTTAACATACATACTTGCTACCGATTGGTTCATAGCAAACTTTTCTACAGAAATTATAATTGCGGTACTGGTCATTACTCCGGTCTTACATGTTGTTACAAATATAGTAGGTTATTTAATCGGAGTTAAAAAAGAACCCTGGTGA
- a CDS encoding helix-turn-helix domain-containing protein codes for MAKKEIYPIYEKMSRDDLDKRIKYIEKMVKVLDRLKFVRYRYKGYSVEDSCERVGISKMMGYTWQKRWNRDGYVGLIPRYSGGRPSKLNQQQKEELQIILKQGVELTTVEIKDLIEEKYGVAYSLKQIRVIVKDLKSS; via the coding sequence ATGGCAAAAAAAGAAATATATCCGATCTATGAAAAAATGAGCAGGGATGATCTGGATAAAAGGATAAAATACATTGAAAAAATGGTTAAGGTTCTAGATAGACTCAAATTCGTAAGATACAGATATAAAGGATACTCTGTAGAAGATTCCTGCGAAAGGGTCGGCATTTCGAAAATGATGGGATATACATGGCAGAAAAGGTGGAACAGAGACGGATATGTTGGCCTTATCCCCAGATACAGTGGAGGAAGACCATCAAAGTTGAATCAGCAGCAGAAAGAAGAGCTACAAATAATACTAAAGCAGGGGGTTGAATTAACAACAGTGGAAATAAAGGACCTTATTGAAGAAAAATATGGAGTTGCCTACTCATTAAAACAGATCAGGGTAATCGTTAAAGATCTTAAAAGCTCCTGA
- a CDS encoding methyltransferase cognate corrinoid protein — MGKQEILDKLKDAIVNQDIEGAKKGAQEALDSGIGPFEAINSGLAEGMKIVGDKFEAAELYLPQIMMSSKAMNAAMEILTPELEKEMEGEEGVGLAITYVQEGDIHDIGHRLVSTMLGANGFEILDLGVDVANENLIEEVAKHKGKKVILVGSALMTTSMLSQKETIEMLEDEGLRDKVKVMFGGAPVSQEWIEEIGADATAENAAEAARTALKLMK; from the coding sequence ATGGGAAAACAGGAAATATTAGATAAATTGAAAGACGCAATTGTTAATCAGGATATTGAAGGTGCAAAGAAGGGTGCCCAGGAAGCCCTTGACTCTGGCATAGGTCCTTTTGAAGCTATCAACTCCGGCCTTGCCGAGGGTATGAAGATTGTAGGAGATAAATTCGAAGCTGCTGAACTCTACCTTCCTCAGATCATGATGTCCTCCAAGGCCATGAACGCTGCCATGGAGATACTGACTCCTGAACTTGAGAAGGAAATGGAAGGAGAAGAAGGTGTAGGTCTTGCCATCACCTATGTCCAGGAAGGAGATATTCACGACATTGGTCACAGACTAGTTTCCACCATGCTTGGTGCAAACGGTTTTGAGATCCTGGATCTTGGTGTGGATGTAGCAAACGAGAATCTGATTGAAGAGGTTGCCAAGCACAAGGGTAAGAAGGTAATTCTAGTCGGTTCTGCTCTTATGACCACTTCCATGCTCAGCCAGAAAGAGACCATTGAAATGCTTGAAGATGAAGGTCTTCGTGACAAGGTCAAGGTAATGTTTGGCGGTGCCCCTGTCTCCCAGGAATGGATTGAGGAAATCGGTGCTGATGCAACTGCAGAAAACGCAGCTGAAGCTGCCCGAACTGCTCTTAAACTCATGAAATAA
- the argF gene encoding ornithine carbamoyltransferase has translation MKHLVSMADLSAEEIIDILEVAEDHKEKRMRGKATDLLKNKSLAMIFEKSSTRTRVSFEVAMSDLGGHSLYLNYNDIQIGRGESIADTAKVLSRYVHGICARVNSHETIEQLARYSTVPVINALSDLEHPCQILADLLTIKEYKNRFEGLKFAWIGDGNNVCNSSILGCALLGIDIAVACPEGYDPDSQILEMAREIGANVTITRSTQEAAENADILYTDVWISMGEESEREKRLKDLAEYQINSDLVNIAKNDVIVMHCLPAHRGEEITEDVMEGPHSVIFDQAENRLHAQKALILRLMS, from the coding sequence ATGAAACATCTGGTATCTATGGCTGATCTTTCTGCAGAAGAGATCATTGACATCCTTGAAGTTGCAGAGGACCATAAAGAAAAAAGAATGAGAGGAAAGGCCACAGATCTCCTCAAGAATAAAAGTCTGGCCATGATCTTTGAAAAGTCATCCACAAGAACAAGGGTTTCTTTTGAAGTCGCCATGAGTGACCTGGGAGGACATTCACTCTACCTCAATTACAACGATATACAGATCGGAAGAGGGGAATCTATAGCTGATACTGCAAAAGTTCTCTCCAGATACGTACATGGAATATGTGCCAGGGTTAACAGCCATGAGACCATTGAGCAACTTGCCAGATATTCAACTGTACCGGTTATCAATGCATTATCTGATCTTGAGCATCCATGTCAGATACTTGCAGATCTGCTCACCATAAAAGAATATAAGAACAGATTTGAAGGTCTTAAGTTTGCATGGATCGGGGACGGAAACAATGTATGCAACTCCAGCATTCTTGGATGTGCACTTCTTGGCATAGATATTGCTGTTGCCTGCCCTGAAGGGTATGACCCGGACAGTCAGATTCTTGAGATGGCAAGGGAAATTGGCGCAAATGTCACAATAACACGCAGTACACAGGAGGCTGCAGAGAATGCAGATATCCTGTATACCGATGTGTGGATATCCATGGGTGAGGAAAGTGAAAGAGAAAAACGTCTGAAGGACCTGGCAGAGTACCAGATCAATTCAGATCTTGTCAACATTGCAAAAAATGACGTTATAGTAATGCACTGCCTGCCTGCACACAGAGGCGAGGAAATAACAGAGGATGTCATGGAAGGCCCGCATTCTGTCATTTTCGATCAGGCAGAGAACAGGCTCCATGCACAAAAAGCCCTTATACTCAGACTCATGAGTTGA
- the ccsA gene encoding cytochrome c biogenesis protein CcsA, producing the protein MGLDINIGMIAIWLSLITGFGAFLYSSAFYLNRDSDAKSRSYLMETLCLGLLSFSVLLLTYYLFTVNATYDYVFQHSSMDLEWYYRISALWAGQEGSLLLWTWMIFIMLFAFSRLDSVKNFENTQLIAASRLVLLLITSVFLVLLVIKNPFSIYHMLPGGMVELTGWNPFVYAYDVPYGQGMNPLLRNPWMAVHPPVLFVGYAAFTFPFALAVAGLYLKDNSWINISAVWMRVSWLFLTLGIGLGGFWAYEVLGWGAWYWTWDPVETSSLIPWLTSTAYLHAHSRVKHSEYRVLVPVLAIFSFIFVIFATFVTRSGLWASVHSWQDFSLKGIAIAAFLLLLITISVLLLVRNYLADNRSNMD; encoded by the coding sequence ATGGGTTTAGATATTAATATTGGAATGATTGCCATATGGCTTTCCCTGATAACAGGATTTGGTGCTTTTCTGTATTCCTCAGCGTTCTATTTGAATCGCGATTCTGATGCAAAATCCAGATCTTACCTGATGGAGACACTATGTTTAGGTCTGCTTAGTTTTTCAGTTCTTCTTCTTACATATTATCTTTTCACGGTTAACGCAACATATGATTATGTATTTCAGCATTCAAGCATGGATCTTGAATGGTATTACAGAATTTCTGCTTTATGGGCAGGCCAGGAAGGTTCTCTTCTTCTGTGGACCTGGATGATTTTTATCATGTTATTTGCCTTTAGCCGTCTGGATTCAGTGAAAAATTTTGAAAACACTCAGCTCATAGCTGCATCAAGGCTTGTACTACTGCTAATCACCTCTGTATTTTTAGTACTGCTTGTAATTAAGAATCCATTTTCAATTTATCATATGTTGCCAGGCGGGATGGTTGAACTTACAGGCTGGAATCCTTTTGTATATGCTTATGATGTGCCATATGGGCAGGGTATGAACCCACTTCTGAGAAATCCATGGATGGCTGTGCACCCCCCTGTTCTTTTTGTAGGCTATGCTGCATTTACATTTCCTTTTGCACTTGCTGTTGCAGGTTTATACTTAAAGGATAACAGCTGGATCAACATCTCAGCTGTATGGATGCGGGTATCATGGCTGTTCCTGACATTAGGGATCGGTCTTGGTGGTTTTTGGGCATATGAGGTACTTGGATGGGGTGCATGGTACTGGACCTGGGATCCGGTTGAAACATCTTCGCTGATTCCCTGGCTAACATCTACTGCTTATCTTCATGCACATTCACGGGTAAAGCATTCAGAATACCGTGTTCTTGTGCCTGTACTTGCAATATTTTCATTTATATTTGTGATATTTGCAACCTTTGTAACCCGTAGTGGACTGTGGGCCTCTGTTCATTCATGGCAGGATTTCAGCCTGAAGGGTATTGCTATTGCAGCATTTTTACTGCTACTGATCACTATAAGTGTTCTATTATTGGTACGTAATTATCTTGCAGACAATAGATCAAATATGGATTAA